In one window of Pristiophorus japonicus isolate sPriJap1 chromosome 9, sPriJap1.hap1, whole genome shotgun sequence DNA:
- the LOC139272667 gene encoding histone H3-like encodes MARTKQTARKSTGGKAPRKQLATKAARKSAPATGGVKKPHRYRPGTVALREIRRYQKSTELLIRKLPFQRLVREIAQDFKTDLRFQSSAIMALQESSEAYLVGLFEDTNLCAIHAKRVTIMPKDIQLARRIRGERA; translated from the coding sequence ATGGCCAGaaccaagcagacagcgcgcaaatcgactggagggaaagctcctcgcaaacagctggctaccaaagcggcccggaagagcgctccagccacgggcggagtgaagaaacCTCACCGTTACAGACCCGGCActgtggctctgagggagatccgccgttaccagaaatccaccgagctactcatccgcaaactgcccttccagcgcctggtgcgaGAGATCGCacaggacttcaagaccgaccttCGCTTCCAGAGCTCGGCCATCATGGCCCTACAGGAGTccagcgaggcttacctggtggggctctttgaggacaccaacctgtgcgccatccacgccaagcgagtcaccatcatgccaAAGGACATTCAgctggcccgccgcatccgcggggagcgcgcctaa
- the LOC139272668 gene encoding histone H4, producing MTGRGKGGKGLGKGGAKRHRKVLRDNIQGITKPAIRRLARRGGVKRISGLIYEETRGVLKVFLENVIRDAVTYTEHAKRKTVTAMDVVYALKRQGRTLYGFGG from the coding sequence ATGACTGGcagaggtaaaggaggcaaaggctTGGGCAAAGGCGGAGCCAAGCGACATCGTAAAGTGCttcgtgataacatccagggcatcaccaaaccagccatccgccgcctggctcgccgtggtgGTGTCAAACGGATCTCTggtctgatctacgaggagacccgcggggtgttgaaggttttcctggagaatgtgatcagggacgCGGTCACCTACACTGAACACGCTAAGCGTAAGactgtcactgccatggatgtggtgtacgctctgaaacggcagggtcgcactctctatggattcggcggctaa
- the LOC139273912 gene encoding histone H1-like, whose product MTDTAAAETAPPAAAVQTKAPKKKIARRPKTTRPKLSDQIVKIVGGCIDRKGMSMIAVKKALTNSGLDMTKYRSQIKRSIKRCVENGILVHTVGKGASGSVKIVKQKVVKAKKPMAKKSPAKKPAAKKVATKKPAAKKVSTKKPAAKKVATKKPAAKKVATKKPAAKKVATKKPAAKKIATKKPAAKKAGTKKAQAPNKSVRSSALKKKSPAKKPKTPKAAKPKSTKPKKAAPKTQ is encoded by the coding sequence ATGACGGACACTGCCGCCGCCGAaacggctcctcctgccgccgccgTTCAAACCAAGGCTCCCAAGAAGAAGATTGCTCGACGGCCCAAGACAACCCGCCCCAAGTTGAGCGATCAGATCGTCAAGATTGTGGGGGGTTGCATCGATCGCAAGGGGATGTCCATGATCGCGGTAAAGAAGGCTCTGACTAACAGCGGCCTGGATATGACCAAGTACCGGTCCCAGATCAAGAGGAGTATCAAGAGGTGTGTGGAAAACGGGATCCTGGTGCACACCGTGGGCAAAGGCGCCTCCGGCTCCGTCAAAATCGTCAAACAAAAAGTGGTAAAGGCCAAGAAACCAatggccaagaaatctccagccaagaaaccagcagccaagaaagtcGCAACAAAGAAACCAGCGGCCAAGAAAGTCTCAACGAAGAAGCCAGCGGCCAAGAAAGTCGCAacgaagaaaccagcagccaagaaagtcGCAACGAAGAAACCAGCGGCCAAGAAAGTCGCAACGAAGAAGCCAGCGGCCAAGAAAATCGCAACAAAGAAACCAGCGGCCAAGAAAGCCGGCACCAAGAAGGCGCAGGCGCCGAATAAGTCGGTGAGATCGTCAGCCCTTAAGAAAAAGTCTCCTGCGAAGAAGCCCAAAACCCCCAAGGCGGCCAAGCCCAAATCAACAAAGCCAAAGAAGGCAGCGCCCAAAACGCAGTAA
- the LOC139272670 gene encoding histone H2A.J-like, which translates to MPGSLRTGAGKVRAKAKSRSSRARLQFSVGRVHRLLRKGNFAERVGGGAPVYLAAVLEYLTAEILQLAGNAVRDNKKTRIIPRHLQGGVLPNIQAVLLPKKTSAVSSKTK; encoded by the coding sequence GTGCCGGGAAagttcgggccaaggccaagtctcgctcatcCCGAGCCAGACTGCAGTTCtcggtgggccgtgttcacaggctcctgcgaaagggcaACTTTGCTGAGCGTGTGGGTGGCGGAGCCCCGGTCTatctggctgctgtgctcgagtacctgaccgctgaaatcctgcaaTTGGCCGGCAACGCGgttcgcgacaacaagaagacccgcatcattccCAGGCACCTGCAGGGCGGGGTGTTGcccaatatccaggctgtgctactGCCCAAGAAAACCAGCGCCGTGAGCTCCAAAACAAAGTGA